One Gopherus flavomarginatus isolate rGopFla2 chromosome 13, rGopFla2.mat.asm, whole genome shotgun sequence DNA window includes the following coding sequences:
- the C1QTNF5 gene encoding complement C1q tumor necrosis factor-related protein 5: MAAEMKQLLFLFLGLIASSIQIEDNKIPSLCSGQPGIPGTPGIHGSQGLPGRDGRDGRDGAAGIQGEKGEIGQPGVPGPRGDSGSPGMNGLNGEKGAQGECAVAPRSAFTAKRSESRSPPLADQPIRFDVVLINEQGHYDADTGKFTCEIPGVYYFAVHATVYRSSLQFDIMKNGHSVASFFQFYGNWPKPTSLSGGALVRLEPEDEVWVQVGVGDYIGFYSSIKTDSTFTGFLVYTYWQNSAVFA; the protein is encoded by the exons atGGCAGCTGAGATGAAGcagctcctcttcctcttcctcgggCTGATCGCCAGTTCCATCCAGATCGAGGACAACAAGATCCCGAGCCTGTGCTCTGGGCAGCCCGGAATCCCAGGCACACCCGGCATCCATGGAAGCCAGGGTCTTCCAGGCAGAGATGGACGTGACGGCCGGGACGGAGCAGCCGGGAtacagggagagaagggagagatCGGGCAACCTG GAGTCCCAGGTCCCCGCGGGGACAGCGGCAGCCCCGGCATGAACGGTCTGAACGGGGAGAAGGGGGCGCAAGGGGAGTGCGCGGTGGCTCCCCGCTCAGCCTTCACCGCCAAGCGCTCGGAGTCGCGCAGCCCGCCCCTGGCGGACCAGCCCATCCGCTTTGACGTTGTGCTGATCAACGAGCAGGGCCACTATGACGCGGACACGGGCAAGTTCACCTGCGAGATCCCCGGCGTCTACTACTTCGCCGTCCATGCCACGGTGTACCGCAGCAGCCTGCAGTTTGACATCATGAAGAACGGCCATTCGGTGGCCTCCTTCTTCCAGTTCTACGGCAACTGGCCCAAGCCCACCTCGCTGTCGGGCGGCGCCCTGGTGCGCCTGGAGCCTGAGGACGAAGTGTGGGTTCAAGTCGGTGTGGGCGACTACATCGGCTTCTACTCCAGCATCAAGACGGACAGCACCTTCACCGGCTTCCTGGTGTACACCTACTGGCAGAACTCAGCCGTCTTCGCCTGA